One genomic segment of Paraburkholderia aromaticivorans includes these proteins:
- a CDS encoding Zn-dependent hydrolase: MVKIDPDRLLTDLKRLRGFGATGPGVVRLALSPVDLASREWLAGRMSEAGLDAVIDGVGTVFGRSRKSGPALVIGSHTDTQPTGGWLDGAMGVIYGLEIARALAEHEETRHLAVDVASWIDEEGTFSGLLGSRSFVGDSVDESIRSATNREGQRLDHVLEAAGLAGRPRVRFEPGRQVAYLEPHIEQGGRLEAAGKSIGVVTTIVGLRELRLRFTGQRNHAGTTPMAIRRDAGAALVAFIPRMNEAFTRLADADTVWTVGRIELDPGSLSVVPGAAEMYLQFRDANAARLQAMEHALADLVRTFNAQGPVRVELTTIDEPMQPVTMHAALADHLARAAEAVAPGEWIRMPSGAAHDAQVIARCMPACMMFVPSIGGVSHDFIEDTAEAHIVLGCQVAATAAAAMLQEHWAKRS, encoded by the coding sequence GTGGTAAAGATCGATCCGGACCGGTTGCTGACCGATCTCAAACGGCTGCGCGGTTTCGGCGCCACGGGTCCAGGCGTCGTCCGGTTGGCGCTGTCGCCGGTGGACCTGGCGTCGCGCGAATGGCTGGCTGGCCGCATGTCGGAAGCGGGGCTCGACGCCGTTATCGACGGCGTGGGAACCGTGTTCGGGCGCTCGCGCAAGAGCGGCCCCGCGCTCGTGATCGGCTCTCACACCGACACGCAGCCGACCGGCGGCTGGCTCGACGGCGCGATGGGCGTGATCTACGGACTGGAGATTGCACGCGCGCTGGCGGAACACGAGGAGACGCGGCATCTCGCGGTGGACGTGGCGTCGTGGATCGATGAAGAGGGCACGTTTTCCGGCTTGCTCGGCAGCCGCAGTTTTGTGGGCGATAGCGTCGACGAATCGATCCGCAGCGCTACGAACCGGGAAGGGCAGCGTCTTGACCACGTGCTCGAAGCCGCGGGTCTGGCCGGGCGGCCGCGTGTCCGGTTCGAGCCGGGCCGGCAGGTTGCCTATCTCGAACCGCATATCGAGCAGGGTGGCCGGCTGGAGGCGGCGGGCAAGTCCATCGGGGTCGTCACCACCATCGTCGGGCTTCGCGAACTGCGGCTGCGCTTCACTGGCCAGCGCAATCATGCCGGCACCACGCCCATGGCGATCCGGCGCGACGCCGGCGCGGCGCTAGTCGCCTTCATCCCGAGAATGAACGAAGCGTTCACGCGACTCGCGGATGCCGATACCGTCTGGACGGTGGGCCGCATCGAGCTCGACCCCGGCTCGCTGAGCGTGGTGCCCGGCGCGGCCGAGATGTACCTGCAATTTCGCGACGCCAACGCCGCGCGCTTGCAGGCCATGGAACACGCCCTCGCCGACCTGGTGCGAACCTTCAATGCGCAAGGCCCGGTGCGCGTTGAACTGACGACCATCGACGAACCGATGCAACCGGTGACCATGCACGCCGCGCTCGCGGATCATCTCGCGCGCGCCGCCGAGGCGGTCGCGCCCGGCGAGTGGATTCGCATGCCGAGCGGCGCCGCGCACGACGCGCAGGTGATCGCCCGCTGCATGCCGGCCTGCATGATGTTCGTGCCGAGCATCGGCGGCGTGAGCCACGATTTCATCGAAGATACGGCCGAGGCGCATATCGTGCTCGGCTGCCAGGTCGCGGCCACGGCTGCGGCTGCGATGCTGCAGGAGCACTGGGCGAAACGATCATGA
- a CDS encoding GNAT family N-acetyltransferase — MTNLNGQDGFVVRRMSADEVALAVEWAALEGWNPGLHDAACFHAADPDGFFIGEWRGEPVACLSAVAYGEDFGFIGLYIVKEAFRGRGFGMHVWRHGMDYLRGRNVGLDGVVAQQANYRKSGFQLAYRNIRFQGVAAQGSAHGEPHADLLNASALPLDALSHYDRQCFPAARERFLANWLAQPDAIARVAVRDGTVVGYGVLRRCRSGNKIGPLFADNGEIAGHLFSALTSGVPGEVFFFDAPEINASAVALAERHGMTSVFETARMYTQAPPAIAIERVFGVTSFELG; from the coding sequence ATGACGAACCTGAACGGGCAGGACGGCTTCGTCGTGCGCAGGATGTCGGCCGACGAGGTCGCGTTGGCGGTGGAGTGGGCCGCGCTGGAAGGATGGAACCCCGGTCTGCACGATGCCGCCTGTTTTCACGCGGCCGACCCGGACGGGTTCTTCATCGGCGAATGGCGCGGCGAGCCGGTGGCGTGTCTATCCGCTGTCGCGTACGGCGAGGACTTTGGCTTCATCGGCCTATATATCGTGAAGGAAGCGTTTCGCGGCCGCGGCTTCGGCATGCACGTCTGGCGGCACGGGATGGACTACCTGCGAGGCCGCAATGTCGGTCTGGATGGCGTGGTCGCCCAGCAGGCGAATTACAGGAAGTCCGGATTTCAGCTTGCGTATCGCAACATCCGCTTTCAGGGCGTGGCGGCGCAAGGCAGTGCCCATGGCGAGCCGCATGCGGACTTGCTGAATGCCTCGGCGCTGCCCCTCGACGCGCTGAGCCACTACGACCGGCAATGCTTTCCCGCCGCGCGCGAGCGCTTTCTCGCCAACTGGCTCGCGCAGCCTGATGCGATCGCACGAGTCGCGGTGCGCGACGGCACGGTTGTAGGCTACGGCGTATTGCGGCGTTGCCGGAGCGGCAACAAGATCGGCCCGCTGTTCGCCGACAACGGCGAGATTGCCGGCCATCTGTTCTCTGCGTTGACGTCGGGCGTTCCGGGCGAAGTGTTCTTCTTCGACGCGCCGGAGATCAACGCAAGTGCGGTGGCATTGGCCGAGCGGCACGGCATGACGAGCGTGTTCGAAACCGCGCGCATGTACACGCAGGCACCGCCGGCAATTGCGATTGAACGTGTGTTCGGCGTGACGTCGTTCGAACTGGGCTGA
- a CDS encoding alpha/beta hydrolase family protein, with translation MSVAMRNAALGLLACSMSGMGVTAEAGSSCNEGCNARGQLLDHHVSATLSAPAFSALLASSAGGRRLARIAGQPRCGVEIVSFRYRTVGGAGEPTNASGALMIPTGASATCGGPRPLMLYAHGTTAYRNYNLADITLTDPANGDGAGEGISVAAMYAAQGYIVVATNYAGYAGSDLPYHPYLNADQQSADMIDSLQAARLALAELKPDRSAGENGKLFVTGYSQGGFVALATHRALQAAGVKVTASAPGSGPYALAAIADALIEGAVNLGSTLFATLIVTGYQRAYENIYRRPGDFYDVAYSSGIETLLPSEQPLNKLFASGKLPSTQLFSSVPPTPRFASMTPPAVPPLTPPVLMPLFAAGFGKANLVRNAYRLTLLEDAAANPDGAFPNATPAMEPATNPLHPLRQAFKRNDLRNWLPRAPVLLCGGQSDPTVFFFNARIEQAYWQNAKVPAGLTTVLDVDSAVAGPGDPYAPIKQGFASAKAELASEAVADGAADGGASAVLRSYHGDLVASFCMAAARAFFARF, from the coding sequence ATGTCTGTAGCGATGCGAAACGCCGCCCTCGGGCTGCTGGCATGTTCCATGTCAGGCATGGGTGTTACCGCTGAGGCCGGCTCCAGTTGCAACGAAGGATGCAATGCGCGCGGCCAGCTTCTCGACCACCACGTCTCGGCAACGCTGAGCGCACCGGCGTTTTCGGCGCTGCTCGCTTCCAGCGCGGGTGGCCGGCGCCTCGCGCGGATTGCCGGCCAGCCCAGGTGCGGCGTCGAGATCGTCAGCTTTCGCTACCGGACCGTCGGCGGCGCGGGCGAGCCGACCAACGCGAGCGGCGCGCTGATGATCCCGACGGGAGCGTCGGCGACATGCGGCGGACCCCGTCCGCTGATGCTCTACGCACACGGCACCACCGCGTATCGCAACTACAACCTCGCCGACATCACGCTGACGGATCCGGCCAACGGCGACGGCGCCGGGGAAGGCATCAGCGTCGCCGCCATGTATGCGGCGCAAGGCTATATCGTCGTGGCGACCAACTATGCGGGCTACGCCGGCTCCGACCTGCCGTACCACCCCTATCTGAACGCCGACCAGCAATCCGCCGATATGATCGATTCGCTGCAGGCGGCGCGCCTCGCGTTAGCCGAATTGAAGCCGGACAGAAGCGCAGGCGAGAACGGCAAGCTATTCGTCACCGGCTATTCGCAAGGCGGCTTCGTTGCCCTGGCGACGCATCGCGCGCTGCAAGCGGCGGGCGTCAAGGTGACCGCGTCCGCGCCGGGCTCCGGTCCGTACGCACTCGCGGCCATCGCCGACGCGCTGATCGAAGGCGCGGTCAACCTCGGCTCGACGCTCTTCGCGACGCTGATCGTGACGGGCTACCAGCGTGCCTACGAGAATATCTACCGCCGCCCCGGCGACTTCTACGACGTCGCCTACTCGTCCGGTATCGAGACGCTGCTGCCGAGCGAGCAGCCGCTCAACAAGCTGTTCGCCTCGGGCAAGTTGCCGTCGACGCAACTCTTCAGCAGCGTGCCGCCCACGCCGCGGTTCGCCTCCATGACGCCGCCCGCGGTACCGCCTTTGACTCCGCCGGTATTGATGCCGCTGTTCGCGGCGGGATTCGGCAAGGCCAACCTCGTGCGCAACGCCTATCGCCTGACCCTGCTGGAAGACGCCGCCGCCAATCCCGACGGTGCGTTTCCCAACGCGACGCCAGCGATGGAGCCGGCCACGAATCCGCTGCATCCGCTGCGCCAGGCGTTCAAGCGCAACGATTTGCGCAACTGGTTGCCGCGTGCGCCGGTTCTTTTGTGCGGCGGCCAGTCCGATCCCACGGTGTTCTTCTTCAATGCGCGCATCGAGCAGGCGTACTGGCAGAACGCCAAGGTGCCCGCGGGGCTCACGACCGTGCTGGATGTGGATTCCGCGGTCGCCGGGCCCGGCGATCCGTACGCGCCCATCAAGCAGGGTTTCGCGAGCGCGAAGGCGGAGCTCGCGAGTGAGGCCGTGGCCGACGGCGCGGCCGACGGCGGGGCGTCGGCAGTATTGCGGTCCTATCACGGCGACCTGGTCGCGTCGTTCTGCATGGCGGCGGCGCGCGCTTTTTTCGCCCGCTTCTGA
- the cynS gene encoding cyanase, protein MDRHDVTKKIIAAKVRSKLSWGEIAEKIGRSKEWTTAAMLGQMTLDAKQAAVARELFDLTDEETAWLQIVPYKGSLPTAVPTDPLIYRWYEIVSVYGTTIKELIHEEFGDGIMSAIDFSMDIEREPNPNGDRVKVVLSGKFLPYKSY, encoded by the coding sequence ATGGATCGCCACGACGTCACGAAGAAAATCATCGCCGCGAAAGTCAGAAGCAAGCTGAGCTGGGGGGAAATCGCCGAGAAGATCGGCCGCAGCAAGGAGTGGACGACCGCGGCGATGCTCGGCCAGATGACGCTCGACGCGAAGCAGGCCGCCGTCGCTCGCGAACTGTTCGACCTCACCGACGAGGAGACCGCCTGGCTGCAAATCGTCCCGTACAAGGGCTCGCTGCCGACGGCGGTCCCGACCGATCCGCTGATCTATCGCTGGTACGAGATCGTGAGCGTGTACGGCACGACGATCAAGGAGCTGATCCACGAGGAGTTCGGCGACGGCATCATGAGCGCGATCGACTTTTCGATGGATATCGAGCGTGAGCCGAATCCGAACGGCGATCGCGTCAAGGTGGTGCTGAGCGGCAAATTTCTTCCCTACAAATCCTACTGA
- a CDS encoding dienelactone hydrolase family protein, with product MTQAAGSMITFSRPDGQQIQGYLAKPQKLEGAPGIVVIQEWWGVNDQIRGVADRLAQAGYLALVPDLFRGKTTVEEAEAHHLLDGLDFGDAATQDVRGAAQYLKQSAAKVGVTGFCMGGALTLLALCNVPEVSAGVVWYGFPPLEYVDPSKIKVPLIGHWATQDEFFTAETVDALESKLKGVNVDVEFHRYLAHHGFANEQAVGPGRIARTQFDPVWSQMAWDRTLTFFGRTLWK from the coding sequence ATGACACAGGCAGCAGGTTCGATGATCACGTTCAGCCGCCCCGATGGCCAGCAGATCCAGGGCTATCTGGCCAAGCCGCAGAAGCTGGAGGGCGCGCCCGGCATCGTCGTGATTCAGGAGTGGTGGGGCGTGAACGACCAGATTCGCGGCGTGGCGGACCGGCTCGCGCAGGCCGGTTATCTGGCGCTGGTGCCCGATCTCTTTCGCGGTAAGACCACGGTGGAAGAGGCGGAGGCTCACCATCTGCTCGACGGGCTCGATTTCGGCGACGCGGCCACGCAGGATGTGCGCGGCGCGGCCCAGTATCTGAAGCAGTCTGCGGCAAAGGTCGGCGTGACGGGCTTTTGCATGGGTGGCGCGCTGACCTTGCTCGCGCTGTGCAATGTTCCCGAAGTGTCGGCCGGGGTGGTCTGGTACGGCTTTCCTCCGCTGGAGTATGTCGACCCGTCGAAAATCAAGGTGCCGCTGATCGGTCATTGGGCCACGCAAGACGAGTTTTTCACGGCAGAAACGGTCGATGCACTGGAAAGCAAACTGAAGGGCGTGAATGTGGACGTCGAGTTCCACCGTTATCTCGCGCACCACGGGTTCGCCAACGAACAGGCCGTCGGCCCGGGCCGTATTGCGAGAACGCAGTTCGATCCGGTGTGGTCGCAAATGGCGTGGGATCGCACGCTGACGTTTTTCGGCCGCACCTTGTGGAAGTAG